The Toxorhynchites rutilus septentrionalis strain SRP chromosome 3, ASM2978413v1, whole genome shotgun sequence genome includes a region encoding these proteins:
- the LOC129772927 gene encoding uncharacterized protein LOC129772927: MAGKIKDKLRKRDRIFAALDRHVVFLEEYDPETKKGQVQSRLDKLEASSEEFNELQEDLSEVDTKGELEDDITKAYADFEERYYEIRASLLGKLEPPPSPANLDNTIGRNNGALGAHTGVRLPQISLPEFNGDFKGWLSFKSTFVSLIHDSNELSDVQKFHYLKSALKGEAAKLIESLTITNGNYMIAWDTISKRYSNEYLLKKRHLQALMEFPRIEKETAGRIHRLVDEFDQRLKILKQLGEKTEHWGAMIIHWMCSKLDSRTSQLWEDHAASIKEPTFSVLVDFLEKRTRVLDAVLSNANNGSVQPKTIMKRERIAVHASSEGGRNEPTCLCCGDLHYLVRCSKFQDLGLKEKLDFVNGKRLCSNCFKTGHWVRDCNSKFSCKKCGKKHNTLIHPGFQPAKATSGSSEDNESTTGRKSDVARMHIAAEITDGRDSDAAEGSTAGSYSVGTKKNSLSSRVFLSTVVVAIHDQNGNKQLARALLDNGSQVNVLSERLCQMLKLKRRRICIPITGVGQSESTARHAVSTTVHSRVSDFSIGLDFLVLQRVTAELPSATVPISHWNIPPNLQMADPQFNFSGRIDLLLGAEHFFGFLVDREVKKMVLGPKLPILVNSVFGWIVSGRDESIPRKRTVRCCTATTTEKLEELIEKFWRVDGCEDQPAWSKEEQECEEDFKRTHSRSENGRYIIKLPKHTNWDRMLGNSRAMALDRYRKLEKRLERNQNMKEQYHSFMKEYLFMQHMRKISDLELQSEVQEPDRRKVFYLPHHAVIKEASTTTKVRVVFDASAQDEPIGVYELLTVTYGLTPSSFLATRVLKQLAEDEGMEGNKARSVLEKDFYVDDYIGGAPSVDEAIELREDLTSLMNKGGFPIRITWEPKADQLRFLYNVGDDEGEWTRRRILAAIAKLFDPLGIISPVVVTAKIIMQELALLQTGWDAPVPPQLEQKWINFHSRLFKLADFSIPRFCFIPDYVDVQLHCFADASDLAYGACMYIRSINRQGNVRVELLSSKSRVAPLKRLTIPRLELCAAREAARLYQAVIKALALDHIRSFFWSDSTVVLHWLRAPPNSWKTFIANRVSVIQTATYGHLWLHVAGKENPADLVSRGMPIEDFLISDLWKQGPSWLKQEPLKWQTDISISVPEETDLESRVLAPIAITTATPPHRRAAPLKCYISVFICFTTKAIHLELVMDLSTAGFLSALRRFVGHHGIPSQIHSDNATNFQGAKHELRDLYRGLNSKAGQQAIGSELSQLGISWHMIPPRAPNFGGLWEAAVRSAKICLKKEIGNNQLSHENFCTLLVQISATLNSRPLAPLSDDPNDFEALTPAHFLIGSSMKALPDPDLTAIPTNRLAHYQQRQQLFQRYWQRWSQEYITGLQQSTKNLHQSIIRIGSIVILREDNVPPLQWPLARIVDLHPGADGVVRVVTIRTTRGTYKRPVNRICPLPLEDTGTLAEL, encoded by the exons ATGGCTGGGAAAATTAAGGACAAACTCAGAAAACGCGATCGAATTTTTGCTGCTCTCGATCGGCATGTAGTTTTCTTGGAAGAGTATGATCCAGAAACTAAAAAGGGGCAAGTTCAATCCCGTTTGGATAAGCTTGAGGCATCTTCGGAAGAATTCAATGAGCTTCAGGAAGATTTATCAGAAGTCGATACAAAGGGCGAATTAGAAGATGATATTACGAAAGCGTACGCTGACTTCGAAGAACGCTATTACGAAATTAGGGCTAGCCTTCTGGGTAAATTAGAACCTCCTCCATCTCCAGCAAATTTGGATAACACTATAGGTCGTAACAATGGTGCTTTGGGTGCGCACACAGGCGTTCGGTTACCGCAAATTTCTCTACCAGAGTTTAACGGGGATTTCAAAGGCTGGCTTTCTTTCAAGTCAACGTTTGTATCATTAATACATGACTCTAATGAACTCAGTGACGTGCAGAAATTTCATTATCTGAAATCTGCACTAAAAGGGGAGGCGGCCAAACTGATCGAGTCTCTCACGATCACCAACGGAAATTATATGATAGCGTGGGACACCATCAGCAAGCGCTACTCCAACGAATACCTGTTAAAGAAGCGACATCTCCAGGCGTTGATGGAATTCCCGAGGATTGAAAAAGAGACGGCGGGACGAATACATCGACTGGTGGACGAGTTTGATCAACGACTGAAGATCTTGAAGCAACTGGGTGAGAAGACGGAACATTGGGGAGCGATGATTATCCATTGGATGTGCTCTAAGCTGGATTCTCGCACTTCGCAGTTATGGGAAGATCATGCCGCATCGATAAAAGAACCAACATTTTCGGTATTGGTGGACTTCTTGGAGAAACGAACAAGAGTATTAGATGCGGTGTTGTCCAACGCAAACAATGGTTCGGTCCAACCCAAGACAATTATGAAACGTGAGCGTATAGCGGTGCATGCTTCTTCGGAAGGCGGAAGGAACGAGCCTACTTGTCTATGTTGTGGCGATCTGCATTATTTGGTACGGTGTTCAAAATTCCAGGATCTCGGGCTGAAGGAAAAGTTAGATTTCGTCAACGGCAAGCGTTTATGTAGCAATTGTTTTAAGACAGGTCACTGGGTACGAGATTGCAACTCGAAGTTTAGCTGTAAGAAATGCGGGAAGAAACACAACACATTGATACATCCGGGATTTCAACCAGCAAAGGCAACAAGCGGCAGTTCAGAAGACAACGAATCAACGACTGGACGGAAAAGTGACGTAGCTAGGATGCACATCGCTGCAGAAATAACAGACGGAAGAGACAGTGATGCAGCAGAAGGATCCACAGCAGGATCATATAGTGTCGGAACTAAAAAGAATAGCTTGAGTTCTAGAGTATTTCTTTCTACGGTGGTGGTAGCGATACACGATCAAAATGGTAATAAACAACTAGCTCGAGCGTTGTTGGATAATGGATCCCAGGTTAATGTTCTGAGTGAGAGGCTGTGTCAAATGCTGAAGCTTAAACGTCGACGGATTTGCATTCCAATAACGGGAGTTGGACAGTCTGAATCAACGGCGAGACATGCGGTTAGTACAACGGTCCATTCCCGAGTTAGCGATTTTTCCATTGGATTGGATTTCTTGGTGTTACAGCGGGTCACAGCTGAACTTCCTTCAGCAACGGTACCAATTTCCCATTGGAATATTCCTCCCAATCTTCAGATGGCGGATCCTCAATTCAATTTCAGTGGTCGCATTGATCTTCTATTAGGCGCAGAGCATTTCTTCGGTTTCTTGGTAGACAGGGAGGTGAAAAAGATGGTCTTGGGTCCGAAGCTACCGATACTTGTGAATTCAGTTTTTGGGTGGATTGTTTCCGGTCGTGATGAAAGCATACCACGGAAAAGGACAGTGCGATGCTGCACAGCAACAACCACCGAGAAACTCGAGGAACTGATCGAAAAATTCTGGCGGGTAGATGGCTGTGAAGACCAGCCTGCTTGGTCTAAGGAGGAACAAGAATGCGAAGAGGACTTCAAGAGAACACACTCAAGATCAGAAAATGGTCGATACATCATTAAGTTACCCAAACATACGAACTGGGATCGGATGTTGGGAAATTCTCGAGCAATGGCATTGGATAGATACCGCAAATTGGAAAAACGACTGGAACGGAACCAGAACATGAAGGAACAATATCATTCATTCATGAAGGAATATTTGTTTATGCAACACATGCGGAAGATATCGGATTTGGAGCTTCAATCAGAAGTCCAAGAACCGGACCGGCGGAAGGTATTTTATTTGCCGCACCACGCGGTGATCAAAGAAGCAAGCACGACTACAAAAGTACGCGTCGTCTTTGATGCTTCGGCGC AAGATGAGCCCATAGGTGTGTACGAACTACTTACAGTTACGTATGGACTCACTCCTTCATCTTTCTTAGCAACACGGGTGCTGAAACAGCTAGCTGAAGACGAAGGAATGGAAGGTAATAAAGCTCGATCAGTGCTAGAAAAGGATTTCTACGTCGACGACTATATTGGAGGAGCCCCAAGTGTCGACGAAGCTATCGAATTGAGGGAAGATTTAACGTCGTTGATGAACAAAGGAGGTTTTCCAATCC GGATTACTTGGGAACCGAAAGCTGACCAGCTTAGATTCCTTTACAATGTTGGAGATGATGAAGGTGAATGGACCAGGCGGCGCATACTGGCTGCGATCGCTAAATTATTTGACCCTCTCGGGATAATCTCGCCCGTGGTAGTCACCGCAAAAATTATTATGCAGGAGCTGGCTCTGCTGCAAACCGGGTGGGATGCTCCGGTACCGCCGCAGCTCGAGCAGAAATGGATTAATTTTCATAGCCGTTTGTTTAAATTGGCCGACTTCAGCATACCCAGATTTTGCTTCATTCCAGATTACGTCGACGTTCAACTTCATTGCTTCGCCGACGCATCGGATCTTGCGTATGGAGCCTGCATGTATATTCGGTCCATAAATCGACAGGGCAATGTACGTGTTGAACTTCTATCGTCGAAATCTCGGGTCGCTCCACTAAAGCGATTAACGATTCCGAGATTAGAACTATGCGCAGCGAGAGAAGCTGCCCGGTTATATCAAGCCGTTATTAAGGCCCTCGCGTTAGATCACATTCGTTCATTTTTCTGGTCGGACTCAACTGTGGTTCTCCATTGGCTGAGGGCCCCACCGAATTCGTGGAAAACTTTCATCGCAAACCGCGTTTCAGTTATCCAGACAGCTACATATGGACATTTGTGGCTACATGTAGCCGGCAAAGAAAATCCTGCGGATCTTGTTTCCCGAGGAATGCCTATTGAAGATTTTTTGATCAGTGATCTTTGGAAGCAAGGACCTTCATGGCTGAAACAGGAGCCATTGAAATGGCAGACGGACATTTCTATATCCGTTCCTGAGGAAACAGATCTGGAATCTCGAGTTCTCGCTCCCATAGCCATCACAACCGCCACT CCACCTCATCGTCGAGCAGCCCCACTGAAATGTTATATTTCCGTGTTCATTTGCTTCACGACCAAGGCAATCCATCTAGAGCTTGTCATGGATCTTTCGACAGCTGGATTCCTGTCTGCCCTTCGCCGATTTGTCGGGCACCATGGGATTCCATCGCAGATTCACTCCGACAACGCTACAAACTTTCAAGGCGCTAAGCACGAGTTACGTGATCTGTACAGGGGGCTCAACAGCAAAGCCGGACAACAAGCTATTGGATCTGAGTTGTCCCAGCTAGGAATTTCTTGGCATATGATTCCACCCCGCGCTCCCAATTTCGGAGGATTATGGGAGGCAGCGGTGCGCTCCGCCAAAATTTGCCTGAAAAAAGAAATCGGTAACAACCAGCTAAGTCACGAGAACTTTTGTACTCTTCTCGTACAAATATCAGCCACCCTAAATTCGAGACCTCTAGCACCATTATCAGATGATCCAAACGATTTTGAGGCCCTCACCCCAGCTCATTTTTTGATCGGGTCATCAATGAAGGCTCTTCCCGATCCTGACCTTACCGCCATACCCACTAACCGTTTAGCTCATTATCAGCAACGACAACAGCTTTTCCAACGTTATTGGCAGCGCTGGAGCCAGGAGTACATCACTGGACTACAGCAATCAACCAAGAACCTTCACCAAAGCATTATACGCATCGGCAGCATCGTGATCCTTCGCGAGGACAACGTCCCACCTTTACAATGGCCACTAGCGAGGATAGTTGATCTTCACCCGGGCGCAGATGGAGTCGTTCGGGTAGTCACTATAAGGACAACGAGAGGAACTTACAAGCGCCCAGTCAACCGAATTTGCCCTTTACCTTTAGAGGACACTGGAACACTCGCAGAGTTATGA